A stretch of the Medicago truncatula cultivar Jemalong A17 chromosome 5, MtrunA17r5.0-ANR, whole genome shotgun sequence genome encodes the following:
- the LOC11410085 gene encoding laccase-3, translated as MKTILCYLLGLLTIIVSFASAAENHYHQFVIQTATVKRLCKTRRILTVNGQFPGPTIEARDGDSMVIKVTNAGPYNISIHWHGFRMLRNPWADGPSYVTQCPIQPGGSYTYRFTIQNQEGTLWWHAHTGFLRATVYGAFIIYPKMGSPYPFSMPTREFPILLGEWFDRDPMALLRQTQFTGAPPNVSVAYTMNGQPGDLYRCSSQGTVRFQVYAGETILLRIINSALNQELFFSIANHRMTVVAMDAAYTKPSNTRVLMIGPGQTINVLVTADQPPGRYYMAARAYQTAMNAAFDNTTTTAILEYRNRPPSRPILPVLPFFNDTATSTAFTSRIRGLSKIKVFQNVDVSLLFTVGLGLINCTNPNSPRCQGPNGTRFAASINNNSFVLPRTTSLMQAYYNGVPGIFTTDFPPVPPIQFNYTGNVPRGLWTPRKGTKLFKLKYGSNVQIVLQDTSIVTVEDHPMHVHGFHFFVVGSGFGNFNPRTDPATFNLVDPPVRNTIGTPPGGWVAIRFKADNPGIWFLHCHIDSHLNWGLGTALLVENGVGPLQSVIPPPPDLPQC; from the exons ATGAAGACTATCTTATGCTACTTACTTGGTTTACTTACTATCATTGTTTCATTTGCTTCAGCTGCAGAGAATCATTACCATCAGTTTGTT ATTCAAACTGCAACAGTGAAGAGGCTGTGCAAAACTCGAAGGATACTCACGGTAAATGGACAGTTTCCTGGTCCAACGATCGAAGCTAGAGACGGAGATTCTATGGTGATCAAAGTAACAAATGCTGGACCTTACAACATCTCCATCCACTG GCATGGGTTTAGGATGTTGAGAAATCCATGGGCAGATGGACCTAGTTATGTGACTCAATGTCCAATCCAACCAGGAGGAAGTTACACATACCGCTTTACGATTCAAAACCAAGAAGGAACACTATGGTGGCATGCTCACACTGGTTTCCTAAGAGCTACTGTCTATGGAGCTTTCATTATTTATCCGAAAATGGGTTCTCCTTATCCTTTCTCTATGCCAACTAGAGAATTTCCTATTCTTCTTG GGGAATGGTTTGATAGAGATCCAATGGCTCTCTTAAGACAAACACAGTTCACAGGAGCACCTCCAAATGTATCTGTTGCATACACCATGAATGGTCAACCGGGAGATCTCTACAGATGTTCCAGTCAAG GAACCGTACGTTTTCAAGTGTATGCAGGAGAAACAATTCTCTTAAGAATCATCAACAGTGCACTCAATCAAGAACTCTTCTTTTCAATTGCTAACCATAGAATGACTGTTGTTGCTATGGATGCTGCTTACACAAAACCTTCCAACACTAGAGTCCTCATGATAGGACCAGGTCAAACAATCAATGTCCTTGTCACAGCCGACCAACCACCAGGCCGATACTACATGGCAGCACGCGCTTACCAAACCGCCATGAATGCTGCATTTGACAACACAACAACTACTGCAATTCTTGAATACAGAAATAGACCACCTTCAAGACCTATTTTGCCAGTTTTACCGTTTTTTAACGACACGGCCACTTCAACTGCATTCACATCACGGATTAGAGGTCTTTCCAAAATTAAAGTGTTTCAAAATGTTGATGTGAGTTTATTGTTCACTGTAGGGTTAGGGTTAATAAACTGCACAAATCCTAATAGTCCAAGGTGTCAAGGACCAAATGGAACAAGATTTGCAGCTAGTATAAACAACAACTCTTTTGTTCTTCCTAGAACAACCTCCTTAATGCAAGCTTACTATAATGGTGTTCCTGGTATTTTTACCACAGATTTTCCTCCTGTTCCTCCTATACAGTTCAATTACACAGGAAATGTTCCTAGGGGTTTGTGGACACCTAGAAAAGGAACCAAGTTGTTCAAGTTGAAATATGGTTCCAATGTTCAGATTGTTTTGCAGGATACTAGTATTGTAACAGTTGAGGATCACCCTATGCATGTTCATGGGTTCCATTTCTTTGTAGTTGGTTCAGGTTTTGGAAATTTTAATCCAAGGACTGATCCTGCTACGTTTAACCTTGTCGATCCACCTGTGAGGAATACTATTGGAACACCTCCTGGTGGATGGGTGGCCATTCGTTTCAAGGCCGATAATCCAG GAATTTGGTTCTTGCATTGTCACATAGATTCACATCTCAATTGGGGTTTGGGAACAGCA
- the LOC11426459 gene encoding cytochrome P450 71D10, whose protein sequence is MEFHNPFFNSTFICSFLFLFVLLKIVKKWSCNNSSINLPPGPWTLPIIGNMHQLISNSLPHQCFKNLADTYGPLMHLKLGEVSYLIVSSPSMAKEIMKTHDLNFCDRPNLLLSTIFSYNAIDIIFSPYGEHWRQLRKICVLQLLSAKRVQSFRYIREEEVSNLVKSISASEGSIVNLSHKIFLMTSGITTRAAFGKRSKHQEAFKSAIKEIASLLGEFCIADVYPSVKMFQWVSRAKTKVEKLHKEIDMILQDIIVDHKNIHKEESKDEDLVDTLLKIQQENDHSHNPLTDNNMKAIILDMFGAGTETSSGAVLWGISEMVKNPKIMEKAQAEVRKVFDKKGYVDETELHQLIYLKSIIRETLRLHPSVPLLVPRESRERCQINGYEIPAKTRVAINVWAIGRDERYWAEAESFKPERFLNSTIDFKGTNFEYIPFGAGRRMCPGMAFGLSNIELPLAQLLYHFDWKLPNGMKNEELDMTESFGMAIGRKHDLCLIPITRRP, encoded by the exons ATGGAGTTTCACAACCCATTTTTTAATAGCACTTTTATTTGctcctttctctttctctttgtgCTACtcaaaatagttaaaaaatggAGTTGTAACAATTCCAGTATCAATTTACCACCAGGACCATGGACACTACCCATCATAGGAAACATGCATCAACTTATTAGCAACTCATTGCCTCATCAATGCTTCAAAAATTTAGCTGATACATATGGACCCTTAATGCACCTAAAACTAGGAGAGGTATCATACCTAATAGTTAGTTCACCATCAATGGCCAAAGAGATTATGAAAACACATGACCTCAACTTTTGTGATAGACCAAACCTTCTTTTGTCCACAATATTTAGTTACAATGCTATTGATATTATCTTCTCTCCATATGGAGAACACTGGAGGCAACTACGAAAGATATGTGTTTTACAATTATTAAGTGCAAAGCGTGTCCAATCGTTTAGGTATATAAGAGAAGAAGAGGTGTCAAATCTTGTTAAATCAATATCTGCAAGTGAAGGATCAATTGTTAATCTCAgtcataagatttttttaatgacatcagGGATAACGACACGAGCAGCGTTTGGGAAAAGGAGTAAACACCAAGAAGCTTTCAAATCAGCAATAAAGGAGATAGCTAGTTTGCTGGGAGAATTTTGTATTGCTGATGTGTATCCTTCTGTTAAAATGTTTCAATGGGTGAGTAGGGCGAAGACGAAAGTTGAAAAGCTTCATAAAGAGATTGATATGATATTGCAAGATATCATCGTTGATCATAAAAACATTCACAAGGAAGAAAGCAAGGATGAAGATCTAGTTGATACTCTTCTCAAGATTCAACAGGAAAATGATCACTCACATAATCCATTAACTGATAACAATATGAAAGCAATCATTCTG GATATGTTTGGTGCTGGTACGGAAACATCGTCCGGGGCTGTGCTATGGGGGATATCTGAGATGGTAAAGAACCCAAAGATAATGGAGAAAGCACAAGCTGAAGTAagaaaagtgtttgataaaaaggGGTATGTCGATGAAACAGAGTTGCACCAATTGATATACTTAAAGTCTATAATCAGAGAAACATTGAGGCTACATCCTTCTGTGCCTTTGTTGGTTCCAAGAGAAAGTAGAGAGAGATGCCAAATCAATGGGTATGAAATCCCAGCTAAAACAAGAGTTGCTATCAATGTTTGGGCAATTGGAAGAGATGAAAGGTATTGGGCAGAAGCTGAGAGTTTTAAACCTGAGAGGTTTCTCAATAGCACAATTGATTTCAAAGGcacaaattttgaatacatacCGTTCGGTGCTGGAAGAAGAATGTGTCCAGGCATGGCATTTGGCTTATCCAACATTGAGCTGCCTCTTGCTCAGTTACTTTACCACTTTGATTGGAAGCTTCCTAATGGAATGAAGAATGAAGAACTAGATATGACTGAGTCATTTGGGATGGCTATAGGAAGAAAACATGACCTATGCTTGATTCCTATTACTCGTCGTCCTTAA